From the Roseibium sp. HPY-6 genome, one window contains:
- the mgrA gene encoding L-glyceraldehyde 3-phosphate reductase, with the protein MTWQAAQARYDTMEYRRCGKSGLKLPVISLGLWHNFGGDTPHELKRDIVRTAFDHGITHFDLANNYGPPPGSAEEAFGEILKTDFAPYRDEIIISSKAGYRMWSGPYGEWGSRKYLIASCEQSLKRMGLDYVDIFYSHRFDPETPLEETMTALDQIVRSGKALYAGISSYNSKRTREAAAILKELGTPCLIHQPSYSMINRWVEEDGLLDTLEDLGIGSIAFTPLAQGMLTNKYLKGIPEGSRATQGKSLKNEFLSEETLNAIRSLNAIAERRGQSLAQMALGWVLRKGRVTTALIGASRPEQVTDCAAVVNNMEFTDAELQEIEATTVEANVNLWAASSERQGPSR; encoded by the coding sequence ATGACCTGGCAAGCTGCACAAGCACGTTATGACACTATGGAATACCGCCGATGCGGGAAATCCGGCCTGAAATTGCCGGTCATCTCGCTCGGCCTCTGGCATAATTTCGGCGGCGACACGCCACATGAACTGAAACGGGACATTGTCCGGACCGCGTTCGATCACGGCATTACCCATTTTGACCTCGCAAACAACTACGGTCCACCCCCCGGATCCGCCGAAGAAGCCTTCGGCGAGATCCTCAAGACCGACTTCGCGCCTTACCGGGATGAGATCATCATCTCCTCGAAGGCCGGTTATCGCATGTGGAGCGGACCCTATGGCGAATGGGGCAGCCGAAAGTATCTGATTGCGTCCTGCGAACAGTCTCTCAAGCGGATGGGCCTCGACTATGTCGATATTTTCTATTCGCACCGCTTCGACCCTGAGACGCCCCTGGAAGAAACGATGACGGCGCTGGACCAAATCGTGCGGTCCGGCAAGGCGCTTTATGCGGGCATTTCCTCTTACAATTCCAAAAGAACCCGTGAAGCCGCCGCTATCCTGAAAGAACTCGGAACCCCGTGCCTCATTCACCAGCCCAGCTACTCCATGATCAACCGCTGGGTGGAGGAAGACGGCCTGCTCGATACGCTTGAGGATCTCGGCATCGGATCCATCGCCTTTACGCCTTTGGCCCAGGGGATGCTGACGAATAAATATCTCAAGGGCATTCCGGAGGGCAGCCGGGCGACCCAGGGCAAATCGCTCAAGAACGAGTTTCTGAGCGAAGAAACGCTCAATGCGATCAGATCGCTCAATGCAATTGCCGAGCGGCGCGGGCAGAGCCTTGCACAGATGGCGTTGGGCTGGGTCTTGCGCAAGGGCCGCGTGACAACGGCGCTTATCGGTGCGAGCCGGCCAGAGCAGGTCACAGACTGCGCGGCGGTCGTGAACAACATGGAGTTCACGGACGCGGAGTTGCAGGAAATCGAAGCCACCACGGTTGAGGCGAACGTCAATCTCTGGGCGGCTTCTTCCGAGCGACAAGGACCGTCCCGCTGA
- a CDS encoding Gfo/Idh/MocA family oxidoreductase, protein MTDKLGIGILGCGNISAAYMRLAPLFEGIEVRACADLNSDAAKARAEEFNLRAETVDGLLAANDIDIIVNLTVPAAHFDVSKSILEAGKHVYSEKPFVLSIEEGQALAKLAAEKGLRVGSAPDTFLGGAHQLARHLIDQGAVGLVTSGTCFVQSPGMEMWHPNPDFFFQPGGGPILDLGPYYVSNLVQLLGPVKRVTAMSSSGSEYRTITSKPRHGEKIKVETPTTIHAVMQFHSGAQVTYCASWDVWQHGHSNMELYGQNGTLHVPDPNFFGGEIRMTEKGAFVTVSEDWKHPFSVANDGPHANYRTAGLADMALAILQGRPHRCSLEFSLHVVDVMTSILASGDAGEYKDILTTCERPEALGPQAAQDLLAQSETS, encoded by the coding sequence ATGACTGACAAACTTGGTATCGGCATCCTTGGATGCGGAAATATTTCGGCTGCCTACATGCGCCTTGCGCCCCTGTTTGAGGGCATCGAAGTGCGCGCATGCGCGGACCTCAATTCAGACGCCGCTAAGGCGCGGGCTGAAGAGTTCAACCTGAGAGCGGAAACCGTCGACGGCCTTCTGGCAGCAAACGATATCGACATCATCGTCAATCTGACGGTTCCAGCAGCGCATTTTGACGTCTCGAAAAGCATCCTGGAGGCAGGAAAACACGTCTATTCAGAAAAGCCGTTCGTCCTCAGTATTGAAGAAGGCCAGGCTCTTGCCAAACTCGCGGCCGAGAAGGGACTGCGTGTCGGATCCGCGCCAGATACGTTTTTGGGCGGCGCGCATCAGCTCGCCCGTCATTTGATCGATCAGGGTGCGGTCGGCCTCGTCACCTCGGGAACCTGTTTCGTGCAGAGCCCCGGCATGGAGATGTGGCACCCCAATCCGGACTTTTTCTTCCAGCCCGGCGGCGGCCCAATCCTCGACCTCGGCCCCTACTACGTTTCCAATCTTGTGCAACTGCTCGGGCCGGTCAAGCGGGTGACCGCCATGAGCTCATCCGGTTCGGAATACCGCACGATAACCTCCAAACCGCGCCATGGTGAAAAGATCAAGGTGGAGACACCAACAACGATCCATGCGGTCATGCAGTTCCATTCCGGCGCTCAGGTGACCTATTGCGCCAGCTGGGATGTCTGGCAGCACGGGCATTCCAACATGGAGCTGTACGGCCAGAACGGCACCCTGCACGTTCCAGATCCGAATTTCTTCGGCGGAGAGATCCGGATGACGGAGAAAGGAGCTTTCGTGACGGTGTCGGAGGACTGGAAACATCCCTTTTCCGTCGCGAATGACGGACCGCACGCGAATTACCGGACCGCTGGTCTGGCCGACATGGCCCTTGCCATTCTGCAGGGGCGCCCGCACCGATGCTCGCTTGAGTTTTCGCTCCATGTCGTAGATGTGATGACATCTATCCTCGCTTCCGGCGACGCGGGTGAGTACAAGGACATTCTCACCACATGCGAACGTCCTGAGGCCCTTGGCCCGCAAGCGGCGCAGGACCTGCTGGCTCAATCGGAGACATCATGA
- a CDS encoding sugar phosphate isomerase/epimerase, with translation MNVSFQLYSARNFSPWEPVLEHLANLGYTQVEGFGAVYEDASAFRALLDKHGLAMPSGHFFPFEQFMDDIGKVLDTAKTLGMKRLFVPAIPPEQRAADASAWVSLAQNLEEIGKKVRDAGLRFGWHNHDFEFAACSDGRLPMDILMESAPSIEWEADIAWIVRGGQDPLLWIDRYADRITTAHVKDIAPEGECIDEDGWADVGYGVMDWKGLTTALRNIDVDLFVMEHDNPSDFERFASRSITSFQKF, from the coding sequence ATGAACGTGTCTTTTCAACTTTACTCCGCGCGCAATTTCTCACCGTGGGAACCTGTGCTCGAACATCTTGCAAACCTTGGCTACACGCAGGTGGAAGGGTTTGGCGCCGTCTACGAGGACGCCTCTGCCTTCAGAGCTCTTCTGGACAAGCATGGACTTGCGATGCCGTCGGGCCATTTCTTCCCGTTCGAGCAGTTCATGGATGATATCGGCAAGGTGCTGGATACGGCAAAAACGCTTGGGATGAAGCGTCTTTTCGTGCCCGCCATACCGCCAGAGCAACGCGCCGCGGATGCGAGTGCGTGGGTATCGCTTGCTCAAAATCTTGAGGAAATCGGGAAAAAAGTGCGCGACGCGGGACTGCGGTTCGGCTGGCACAATCACGATTTCGAGTTTGCCGCCTGCTCGGACGGCCGACTGCCCATGGATATCCTGATGGAAAGCGCGCCGAGCATCGAATGGGAGGCCGATATTGCCTGGATTGTTCGTGGTGGCCAGGATCCGCTTTTGTGGATCGACCGCTATGCCGACCGGATCACAACGGCCCACGTCAAGGATATCGCCCCTGAAGGCGAGTGCATTGATGAAGATGGCTGGGCCGATGTCGGTTATGGCGTCATGGACTGGAAAGGCCTGACCACCGCCTTACGCAACATCGATGTCGACCTGTTTGTCATGGAGCACGACAACCCCTCCGATTTCGAGCGCTTTGCGAGCCGCTCGATCACATCGTTCCAAAAGTTCTGA
- a CDS encoding ABC transporter ATP-binding protein, protein METNYSISIKNLALSFGALDVLKDLNLNVGQGEFLVLLGSSGCGKSTLLNCIAGLLDVSDGQIFIGGRNVTWEEPSKRGIGMVFQSYALYPQMTVAGNLSFGLKNAGLPKAEIEERVNRAAKILQIEPLLKRKPAALSGGQRQRAAIGRALVRDADVFLFDEPLSNLDAKLRADLRVEIKQLHQKLSNTMIYVTHDQIEAMTLADRIAIMRGGQILQLASPNEIYNRPASKYVAEFIGSPTMNFFDGEIVGGDGLRFSTGDQLFPLEGYQFRDDLPVQGPAWFGIRPEHMATGVEAQAAPIQLNGQIELLEPLGSDTLARVDIGGRSIWVRMDGQANVHDGDSIVVGFDPARANIFEKSTENRI, encoded by the coding sequence ATGGAAACCAACTACAGCATCTCTATCAAGAACCTGGCTTTGAGCTTCGGAGCCCTCGATGTCCTGAAGGACCTCAACCTGAATGTCGGGCAAGGCGAATTTCTTGTTTTGCTCGGATCTTCAGGCTGCGGCAAGTCAACGCTGCTCAACTGCATCGCCGGGCTTCTGGATGTTTCGGACGGTCAGATCTTCATCGGCGGCCGGAACGTAACCTGGGAAGAGCCTTCCAAGCGAGGTATCGGCATGGTGTTTCAAAGCTATGCGCTCTACCCCCAGATGACCGTTGCCGGAAACCTGAGTTTCGGGTTGAAAAACGCCGGGTTGCCGAAAGCCGAGATCGAGGAACGGGTCAACCGCGCAGCGAAGATCCTCCAGATCGAGCCGCTGCTCAAGCGCAAACCCGCCGCTCTCTCCGGAGGACAACGCCAGCGCGCGGCGATCGGCCGGGCCCTTGTGCGCGATGCCGATGTCTTCCTGTTCGATGAGCCTCTCTCCAACCTCGACGCAAAGCTGCGCGCGGATCTCAGGGTCGAGATCAAGCAACTGCACCAGAAACTCAGCAACACGATGATCTATGTCACGCACGACCAGATCGAAGCGATGACGCTTGCCGACCGGATCGCGATCATGCGCGGCGGCCAGATCCTGCAGCTCGCCTCACCAAACGAGATCTACAACAGGCCCGCCAGCAAGTATGTCGCCGAATTCATCGGATCACCAACCATGAATTTCTTCGACGGCGAGATCGTCGGCGGCGACGGGCTGCGCTTTTCCACCGGCGATCAGCTGTTCCCGCTTGAGGGCTATCAGTTCCGGGACGACCTTCCGGTTCAGGGCCCTGCCTGGTTCGGCATACGGCCGGAACACATGGCCACCGGGGTCGAAGCACAGGCAGCCCCGATCCAATTGAACGGGCAGATCGAATTGCTGGAACCCCTCGGATCAGACACGCTTGCGCGGGTCGATATCGGCGGCCGGTCCATCTGGGTACGCATGGACGGACAGGCAAACGTGCATGACGGTGACAGCATCGTCGTCGGGTTCGACCCGGCACGGGCGAATATCTTCGAAAAATCAACTGAAAACCGGATCTAA
- a CDS encoding carbohydrate ABC transporter permease, translated as MTGPRGRKPRKALSRRNIMIYGTLIVVSLYYLLPLYVMIVTSLKGMPEIRLGNIFSPPVEITFQPWVKAWAEACTGLNCDGLSRGFFNSVRILVPSVILSIAIASVNGYALANWRFKGSETFFTILIVGAFIPYQVMIYPIVIMLREVGLYGSLTGLVIVHTIFGMPILTLLFRNYFASVPQELFKAARVDGAGFWGIYFRIMVPMSLPIFVVAMILQVTGIWNDFLFGVIYTKPDLYPMTVQLNNIVNSTQGVKEYNVNMAATILTGLVPLTIYFISGKLFVRGIAAGAVKG; from the coding sequence ATGACCGGGCCACGCGGACGCAAGCCGCGCAAAGCGCTGTCGCGCCGCAATATCATGATCTACGGCACATTGATCGTGGTTTCGCTTTACTACCTCCTGCCGCTCTACGTCATGATCGTGACGTCGCTGAAGGGCATGCCCGAAATCCGGCTAGGCAACATCTTCTCGCCGCCGGTTGAGATCACCTTCCAGCCGTGGGTGAAGGCCTGGGCAGAAGCCTGTACTGGTCTCAATTGTGACGGCCTGTCGCGCGGGTTTTTCAACTCGGTCAGAATTCTCGTACCGTCGGTCATCCTTTCGATCGCGATTGCCTCCGTCAACGGCTATGCGCTCGCCAACTGGCGTTTCAAAGGATCCGAGACGTTCTTCACAATCCTGATCGTCGGTGCCTTCATCCCCTATCAGGTGATGATCTATCCGATCGTGATCATGCTGCGCGAAGTCGGCCTTTACGGCAGCCTGACCGGCCTGGTGATCGTGCACACGATTTTCGGCATGCCGATCCTGACCTTGCTGTTCCGAAACTACTTTGCATCGGTTCCGCAGGAGCTGTTCAAGGCCGCCCGCGTTGATGGCGCGGGGTTCTGGGGGATCTATTTCAGGATCATGGTTCCGATGAGCCTGCCGATTTTCGTGGTTGCAATGATCCTGCAGGTCACAGGTATCTGGAACGACTTCCTGTTCGGCGTCATCTACACCAAGCCGGACCTTTATCCGATGACCGTGCAGCTCAACAACATCGTCAACTCCACGCAGGGCGTTAAGGAATACAACGTCAACATGGCCGCGACGATCCTGACCGGGCTCGTGCCTCTCACCATCTATTTCATCTCCGGCAAACTCTTTGTCCGCGGCATCGCCGCCGGCGCCGTGAAAGGCTGA
- a CDS encoding sugar ABC transporter permease, whose product MAAATGPSRWHKNLSAKVAALPMITTAVVVFIGGTAWTVVYSFTNSKLLPREKFVGFAQYERLWSSSKWLISIENLAIYGAFSLIFSLLIGFMLAALLDQKIRFEDTFRTILLYPFALSFIVTGLAWQWILNPDFGVQEVVRSLGWESFAFDPLYNPEIVIYGILIAGLWQGTGLIMCLMLAGLRGIDEDIWKAAKIDGIPMWKTYIFIVIPMMRGIFITAIVLIASGIIKVYDLVVAQTGGGPGISSEVPAKYVYDAMFLSQNLGQGFAASTMMLLTVVIIVVPWAYLEFGGKRRG is encoded by the coding sequence ATGGCCGCAGCAACAGGCCCATCTAGGTGGCACAAGAATCTAAGCGCCAAAGTGGCGGCGCTGCCGATGATCACAACCGCTGTCGTCGTCTTCATCGGCGGAACGGCCTGGACAGTGGTTTATTCCTTCACGAATTCCAAGCTGCTTCCCAGAGAGAAATTTGTCGGCTTTGCGCAGTACGAGCGTCTCTGGAGCAGCAGCAAATGGTTGATATCCATTGAGAACCTGGCGATCTACGGTGCGTTTTCGCTGATCTTTTCGCTCCTCATCGGCTTCATGCTTGCAGCACTGCTCGACCAGAAGATCCGCTTTGAAGACACGTTCCGGACGATCCTGCTTTATCCGTTTGCGCTGAGTTTCATCGTGACCGGTCTTGCCTGGCAATGGATCCTCAATCCGGACTTCGGCGTGCAGGAGGTCGTGCGCAGTCTCGGCTGGGAGAGTTTTGCGTTCGATCCGCTTTATAATCCCGAAATTGTCATCTACGGCATACTCATTGCCGGTCTTTGGCAGGGGACGGGCCTTATCATGTGCCTCATGCTGGCGGGTTTGCGCGGCATCGACGAGGATATCTGGAAGGCCGCAAAGATCGACGGCATCCCGATGTGGAAGACCTACATCTTCATCGTCATTCCGATGATGCGGGGTATCTTCATTACCGCCATCGTCCTGATCGCATCCGGCATCATCAAGGTTTATGACCTGGTCGTTGCTCAAACGGGCGGCGGTCCCGGCATCTCCTCCGAAGTGCCCGCCAAATACGTCTACGACGCAATGTTTCTCTCACAAAACCTCGGGCAGGGCTTTGCCGCTTCGACCATGATGCTGCTCACGGTGGTCATCATCGTTGTGCCGTGGGCCTATCTCGAATTTGGAGGGAAGCGCCGTGGGTAA
- a CDS encoding ABC transporter substrate-binding protein, producing the protein MKSLRVVFAASTALCAATAANATDLEVTHWWTSGGEAAAVAEFAKAFDATGNKWVDGAIAGSGGTARPIMISRITGGDPMGATQFNHGRQAEELVEAGLMRDLTDIAEEGNWKELVFPPSLLDSCTLDGKIYCVPVNIHSPQWLWLNNAAFEDNGLAVPTNWDEFVAAAPKLQEAGIVPLAMGQQPWQTTLAFQTLLTALAGPETYTKVFGEKDADIAGGPEMAKVFEAAATARDLAKDSNVQAWNDATNLVITGKAGGQIMGDWAQGEFQVAEQVAGKDYTCLPGLGVNEVIQTGGDAFYFPKVDDEAITAAQGELAKVMMAPATQVAFNLKKGSLPVRGDVDLSAANDCMRKGLDILAKGDIIQGPDQLMSADSLTQVNDLFVEFFNNPEMSAEDAQKQLASIISSAD; encoded by the coding sequence ATGAAGTCATTACGCGTAGTTTTTGCTGCATCCACGGCTCTTTGCGCTGCAACGGCCGCAAACGCAACCGATCTCGAGGTTACCCATTGGTGGACATCGGGTGGCGAAGCGGCTGCTGTTGCTGAGTTCGCAAAGGCATTCGACGCAACGGGCAACAAGTGGGTTGACGGCGCTATCGCAGGTTCGGGTGGCACAGCACGTCCGATCATGATCAGCCGTATCACGGGCGGAGACCCGATGGGCGCCACGCAATTCAATCACGGCCGTCAGGCAGAAGAACTGGTCGAAGCCGGCCTCATGCGCGATCTCACCGATATTGCAGAAGAAGGTAACTGGAAGGAACTGGTGTTCCCGCCCTCCTTGCTCGACAGCTGCACGCTGGACGGCAAAATCTACTGCGTGCCGGTCAATATTCACTCGCCGCAATGGCTCTGGCTGAACAACGCCGCGTTTGAGGACAACGGCCTGGCTGTTCCCACCAACTGGGACGAATTTGTCGCCGCTGCACCTAAGCTTCAGGAAGCCGGCATCGTGCCGCTGGCAATGGGCCAGCAGCCTTGGCAGACAACGCTTGCGTTCCAAACGCTCCTGACTGCCCTGGCAGGCCCGGAAACCTACACGAAAGTTTTCGGCGAAAAGGATGCTGATATCGCTGGTGGGCCAGAAATGGCCAAGGTCTTTGAAGCGGCCGCAACGGCCCGGGATCTGGCGAAGGATTCCAATGTTCAGGCCTGGAACGATGCCACGAACCTGGTCATCACCGGCAAGGCCGGCGGCCAGATCATGGGTGACTGGGCGCAGGGTGAATTCCAAGTCGCCGAGCAGGTGGCCGGCAAGGACTATACCTGTCTGCCGGGCCTCGGCGTGAACGAAGTGATCCAGACAGGCGGTGATGCGTTCTACTTCCCGAAAGTGGATGACGAAGCGATCACGGCGGCACAGGGTGAACTTGCCAAGGTCATGATGGCTCCGGCGACGCAGGTCGCCTTCAACCTGAAAAAAGGATCTCTTCCCGTGCGCGGAGACGTGGACCTTTCAGCGGCGAATGACTGCATGCGCAAAGGCCTCGATATCCTGGCCAAAGGTGACATCATTCAAGGCCCCGACCAGCTCATGTCCGCCGACAGCCTGACGCAGGTCAACGACCTGTTTGTCGAGTTCTTCAACAATCCGGAAATGTCCGCCGAAGACGCACAGAAGCAATTAGCGTCGATCATCAGCAGCGCGGACTGA
- a CDS encoding LacI family DNA-binding transcriptional regulator: MVQKNARIRDVARAAGVSTATVSRALSNPNLLTEATRESVFAAIRSTGYRVNKAARTLRTRQAGAVLVLVPNLGNPFFSKILAGISERFGDEDTSVLIADTKDHATTGKFLVDYFLDSQIDGMICLDGGLSEKELHQFRENGVADKIVFACEWVHNAQLPSVRSDNIQGARLAVQHLYELGHRKIAHVTGPSDNVLTHARREGMLEERARLGLPSRDEWIIRGDFSLESGRLAATRILGMKHRPTAVFCASDQVAFGLMSTLTAGGLRVPEDISVVGFDDIELSDFYVPSLTTIRQDRHALGTKAAALLLECIDLNKNAEIAKDKPVFVDVELVVRNSSAAPVA, from the coding sequence TTGGTCCAGAAAAATGCGCGCATTCGAGACGTCGCCCGGGCAGCGGGTGTTTCAACGGCCACTGTCAGCCGCGCACTCAGCAATCCCAACCTTTTGACAGAAGCGACCCGCGAAAGTGTTTTTGCCGCTATCCGCTCCACCGGCTACCGCGTAAACAAGGCGGCCCGAACGCTCAGAACGCGTCAGGCGGGCGCCGTGCTGGTTCTCGTGCCCAACCTGGGAAATCCGTTCTTTTCCAAAATACTTGCAGGCATCAGCGAGCGTTTTGGCGATGAAGACACATCCGTTCTGATCGCAGACACGAAGGATCATGCAACGACCGGCAAGTTCCTTGTCGACTACTTTCTCGATTCTCAGATCGACGGCATGATTTGTCTCGATGGTGGGCTTTCGGAAAAGGAGCTTCATCAATTCCGGGAAAACGGGGTCGCGGACAAGATCGTTTTTGCCTGTGAATGGGTGCACAACGCTCAGCTGCCCTCGGTAAGAAGCGACAACATCCAGGGCGCCAGGCTCGCGGTACAACATCTTTATGAGCTCGGGCACCGAAAAATTGCGCATGTCACGGGGCCTTCTGACAACGTCCTCACACATGCGCGCCGGGAGGGAATGCTGGAAGAGCGTGCCCGGCTCGGTTTGCCGTCGCGCGATGAGTGGATTATCCGAGGCGATTTTTCCCTTGAGTCCGGCCGGTTGGCAGCAACCAGGATCCTCGGCATGAAGCATCGCCCGACAGCGGTTTTCTGCGCTTCGGACCAGGTGGCCTTCGGACTGATGTCCACTTTGACCGCGGGAGGCTTGAGGGTGCCTGAAGATATTTCCGTCGTGGGATTTGACGACATTGAACTGTCGGACTTTTACGTTCCTTCCCTGACCACCATTCGTCAGGACAGGCACGCACTCGGAACAAAGGCGGCTGCTCTGCTGCTGGAATGTATCGATCTGAACAAGAACGCCGAGATAGCAAAAGATAAGCCGGTTTTTGTTGATGTGGAACTTGTTGTTCGCAACAGTTCTGCTGCGCCGGTGGCATGA
- a CDS encoding substrate-binding domain-containing protein has product MRTFAFGLALSLGVIFSQTGSVSADSTLNVVGTGDGLEMLREIGEGFQSAHPDIELSIPPSIGSGGGIAAVSSGAERLGRVARPLKDSEVDFGLVYLPIAKIPSAIFAHPSTGITSISSEDLVKLFTGEISNWSDLGGADMRVKLVRREDADSTLQVLRSSMPGWKQLKFSPRSKTAVTTQEAINTAKDVEGAIAFGPYSKPLEDGLSVLKVDGNHPTDAGYPSAVTLALIYKQGTMDGQMEAFIDFSRSDGASELIENFGGVPVKQ; this is encoded by the coding sequence ATGCGTACCTTTGCATTTGGCTTGGCATTGTCGCTGGGCGTTATTTTCTCTCAAACAGGTTCTGTCTCGGCTGATTCCACACTGAACGTGGTCGGAACAGGCGACGGTCTGGAAATGCTCCGCGAAATCGGAGAGGGTTTCCAGTCCGCTCATCCGGACATCGAACTTTCGATTCCTCCGAGCATCGGTTCCGGTGGTGGGATTGCCGCCGTGAGTTCTGGTGCAGAACGGCTTGGCAGGGTCGCAAGACCCCTGAAGGATAGCGAAGTTGACTTCGGCCTCGTTTACCTGCCGATCGCAAAAATCCCGAGTGCGATCTTTGCGCATCCTTCCACTGGCATCACCTCTATCTCGAGCGAAGATCTGGTAAAACTGTTTACCGGTGAGATCAGCAACTGGTCCGATCTTGGTGGCGCGGACATGCGCGTGAAGCTTGTCCGGCGCGAAGATGCCGACAGCACGCTCCAGGTTCTGCGTTCTTCCATGCCGGGCTGGAAACAGTTGAAGTTCTCGCCCCGGTCGAAAACGGCCGTCACAACCCAAGAAGCAATCAACACGGCAAAGGACGTTGAGGGTGCGATTGCGTTCGGCCCCTATTCAAAGCCTCTCGAAGATGGATTGTCCGTACTCAAAGTCGACGGAAATCACCCGACTGACGCAGGCTATCCAAGTGCAGTCACTTTGGCCCTTATCTACAAGCAGGGGACGATGGACGGTCAGATGGAGGCCTTCATCGATTTCAGCCGGTCGGATGGTGCAAGTGAACTGATCGAGAATTTCGGCGGTGTTCCCGTAAAGCAATAG